The following proteins are co-located in the Komagataeibacter sp. FNDCF1 genome:
- a CDS encoding cytochrome b N-terminal domain-containing protein, translating into MSGPSLPENTPLPVRPAPSGGLLSWIDRRLPVISAFRQEYVDFPMPRNLNALWNFGAILTVVLVLMLATGIFLAMNYTPTTGEAFMSIEMIERQLPGGWMLRAMHMTGASLFMAALYIHLFRGLYYGSYKQPREILWLTGLVLLLMAMVTAFAGYVLPWGQMSYWGADVAGKAVGAVPVIGPALEHIMEGSDQLGDIFLHRFFVLHFVMAFGIVAVVALHVMALHVSGPNNPTGQPVPARETVPFHPYYTTKDVTGLVLFALVFVALAFLWPDLLSEPENYRPANPMHTPADIEPEWYFLPFYGLLQSVPSKFGGLVAAGASIGVLFVVPWLDPSPIRSARSRPLCRAGMAGVVISFVLMGLVGRHHAEGAWMIVGRIAALCYFGYFLVLLPLCARREMRRER; encoded by the coding sequence ATGAGCGGGCCCAGCCTCCCCGAAAACACGCCCCTGCCCGTGCGGCCAGCGCCGTCTGGCGGTCTCCTTTCATGGATTGACCGCAGGCTGCCGGTCATAAGCGCCTTCAGGCAGGAGTATGTCGATTTTCCCATGCCGCGTAACCTTAACGCGCTGTGGAATTTCGGGGCGATCCTGACTGTCGTGCTGGTGCTCATGCTGGCCACCGGCATCTTCCTGGCCATGAACTACACCCCCACTACCGGTGAAGCCTTCATGTCGATCGAGATGATCGAACGCCAGCTGCCCGGCGGCTGGATGCTGCGCGCGATGCACATGACGGGGGCCAGCCTGTTCATGGCGGCGCTGTACATCCACCTGTTCCGCGGGCTGTATTACGGCTCCTACAAGCAGCCGCGCGAGATCCTGTGGCTGACCGGGCTTGTCCTGCTGCTCATGGCCATGGTCACCGCATTTGCGGGTTACGTGCTGCCATGGGGGCAGATGTCCTACTGGGGAGCGGACGTGGCGGGCAAGGCGGTCGGGGCCGTGCCGGTCATTGGTCCGGCGCTCGAGCACATCATGGAAGGCAGCGACCAGCTGGGGGACATTTTTCTCCACCGTTTTTTCGTGCTGCATTTCGTCATGGCGTTCGGCATCGTGGCCGTGGTCGCGCTGCATGTGATGGCCCTGCATGTCAGCGGGCCGAACAACCCCACCGGCCAGCCCGTGCCCGCGCGCGAGACCGTGCCCTTCCACCCCTATTACACCACCAAGGACGTGACCGGCCTCGTGCTGTTCGCGCTGGTGTTCGTGGCCCTTGCCTTCCTGTGGCCCGATCTCCTGTCCGAGCCGGAAAACTACCGCCCCGCCAACCCCATGCACACGCCCGCCGATATCGAGCCGGAATGGTATTTCCTGCCCTTTTACGGGCTGCTGCAGTCCGTGCCCTCCAAGTTTGGCGGGCTGGTGGCGGCGGGGGCGTCGATCGGGGTGCTGTTCGTGGTGCCGTGGCTGGACCCCTCCCCCATCCGCTCGGCCCGTTCACGCCCGCTGTGCCGGGCCGGCATGGCGGGGGTTGTGATCTCCTTCGTGCTGATGGGGCTGGTCGGCCGCCATCATGCGGAAGGGGCCTGGATGATCGTGGGGCGGATCGCGGCGCTGTGCTATTTCGGCTACTTCCTTGTGCTGCTGCCGCTATGCGCGCGGCGTGAGATGCGCCGGGAACGATAA
- a CDS encoding ABC transporter substrate-binding protein, translating into MHTIMRAIGPAALLACALLASPARAASQQVTVVLDWFLNADHASLLAAQYSGAFARHGLDVKLIAPADPGSPARLVAAGQADMAISYQTQLGMLAEQDIPLVRVGTLIDTPLNVLIARDGITDLAGLKGRTIGISMPGVDDAALDAMLHSAGLAMSDVRQVNVNFQLEQAIISHAVDGVIGAARTYELLDLQQKGIHVSTFFPEEHGVPMSDELIFLVSRAHVHDAWIRAFMDALAEGTNTLINHPDAMLAQAIHDHPELDTPLNRAAWQATLPRLCKQPALLNVPRYTAFAAFLHAHGIMTRDVPLGQYAVDPFSLPASP; encoded by the coding sequence ATGCACACGATCATGCGCGCCATCGGACCCGCGGCCCTGCTGGCCTGCGCCCTGCTGGCATCTCCCGCCCGGGCGGCCAGCCAGCAGGTTACGGTCGTGCTGGACTGGTTTCTCAACGCCGACCATGCCAGCCTGCTGGCCGCGCAGTACAGCGGCGCATTTGCCCGCCACGGGCTGGACGTGAAGCTGATCGCCCCGGCTGATCCCGGATCCCCCGCACGCCTTGTGGCTGCGGGACAGGCGGACATGGCCATATCCTACCAGACCCAGCTTGGCATGCTGGCCGAACAGGACATACCGCTGGTGCGCGTGGGCACGCTGATCGATACACCGCTGAACGTACTCATCGCGCGTGACGGGATTACGGACCTTGCTGGCCTGAAGGGCAGGACAATCGGCATTTCCATGCCCGGCGTGGATGACGCGGCCCTTGATGCCATGCTGCATTCGGCCGGGCTGGCCATGAGCGACGTGCGGCAGGTGAATGTCAATTTCCAGCTTGAACAGGCGATCATCAGCCATGCGGTGGATGGGGTGATCGGGGCGGCACGGACCTATGAACTGCTTGACCTGCAGCAGAAGGGCATCCACGTATCCACCTTCTTCCCCGAGGAGCATGGCGTGCCCATGTCCGATGAACTGATCTTCCTGGTCAGCCGGGCGCATGTCCATGATGCATGGATCAGAGCGTTCATGGATGCCCTGGCAGAAGGCACGAATACCCTGATCAACCACCCCGACGCCATGCTGGCGCAGGCCATCCATGACCACCCGGAACTGGATACACCGCTGAACCGGGCGGCATGGCAGGCCACCCTGCCACGCCTGTGCAAGCAGCCTGCCCTGCTCAACGTGCCCCGCTACACGGCCTTTGCCGCCTTCCTGCATGCCCATGGAATCATGACCCGTGATGTCCCGCTGGGGCAGTACGCGGTGGACCCGTTCAGCCTGCCCGCCAGCCCCTGA
- a CDS encoding DUF2721 domain-containing protein has protein sequence MPAVSAFPGLIPDESVDGVAHLIQTALTPVFMLSGIGTLLNMFNTRLARVSDRIEIVRDKLESQDDKTDKDTRTLLRRLALLHYRTLLLDAAILFGGVGGASACGSAFALFLGSVRDSAVAWWLVLMFGNALVCTVIALGMFLGDSIVAWHGLRVTIFLPHKRDLLTSITPQD, from the coding sequence ATGCCCGCCGTGTCTGCCTTCCCCGGCCTCATTCCCGATGAATCCGTCGATGGTGTCGCCCATCTGATCCAGACCGCGCTTACGCCGGTTTTCATGCTGTCCGGCATTGGCACGCTGCTCAACATGTTCAACACGCGGCTTGCCCGGGTCAGCGACCGGATCGAGATCGTGCGTGACAAGCTGGAAAGCCAGGACGACAAGACCGACAAGGATACGCGCACGCTGCTCAGGCGGCTGGCGCTGCTGCACTACCGCACCCTGCTGCTGGACGCGGCAATCCTGTTTGGTGGCGTGGGCGGGGCTTCGGCCTGCGGTTCGGCCTTTGCATTGTTCCTGGGCAGTGTGCGCGATTCCGCCGTGGCGTGGTGGCTGGTGCTCATGTTCGGCAATGCGCTGGTCTGCACCGTCATTGCGCTGGGCATGTTCCTGGGGGACAGCATCGTGGCGTGGCACGGCCTGCGCGTGACCATCTTCCTGCCGCACAAGCGCGACCTGCTGACCTCCATCACCCCGCAGGACTGA
- a CDS encoding porin, translating to MATGGASIAHPDEARADDYSELLDILKAKGSLTQGEYRGLLAHHMQHVREAASAARPQYVPAQRHVATPTSAHAPMRTAMGNTVQPPGQIEIGGGGMDPDYVLAQAQQAAANAQASAASAESTWLAAQHSMGLGGGDSFVRMAKYEPGKGLTFKAGPININLSGFINGFYTYNSPAGGMPVAGGVSTGSSGFDSSALRNGLLPAGLILKLSTTQNGIDLAAVMGMYPGIDNAKNGAFNANTGGSPVGLGTAGIDFRQVYVTAGNKKWGTFKIGRDLGIFGGDAILDDATLLSVGSTGSNSAPGNTSLGRIGVGYVYADWIPQISYQSPTIKGFQGTIGILQPLDEFDFSGTDANGTAYSAGSTQHSSPMIQGKVTYDFKIGGLSARIWASFLTQHQQDLTVSRTTTVHTALLEANGAGGIGGVYDLPTTTTTDDAVNPGQKRGVTAEAGEIGTKLTYGPAQFVGYYYRGSGLGTTGLFFDGVASNGHKRASEGYYVQMMYNFTKKFKLVGSYGVSNLYLAPGETNPDLVRRNESEVGAAYYKMTDWLNLVAEYAHTSSAAHGPYKESDNSASGGMILLF from the coding sequence ATGGCAACGGGCGGTGCCTCCATTGCCCACCCGGATGAGGCACGGGCTGATGATTATAGTGAACTCCTGGATATCCTGAAGGCCAAGGGCAGCCTGACGCAGGGCGAGTACAGGGGCCTGCTGGCCCACCACATGCAGCATGTGCGTGAAGCCGCATCGGCCGCGCGCCCGCAATACGTGCCCGCCCAGCGCCACGTGGCGACACCCACGTCCGCCCATGCCCCGATGCGCACCGCCATGGGCAATACCGTGCAGCCACCCGGCCAGATCGAGATTGGCGGCGGCGGCATGGACCCCGATTACGTGCTGGCGCAGGCCCAGCAGGCGGCGGCCAACGCGCAGGCCAGTGCGGCATCGGCTGAATCAACATGGCTTGCCGCCCAGCATTCCATGGGGCTCGGGGGTGGCGACTCGTTCGTGCGCATGGCGAAATATGAACCGGGCAAGGGCCTGACCTTCAAGGCGGGGCCGATCAACATCAACCTGTCGGGCTTCATCAACGGGTTCTATACCTATAACAGCCCGGCCGGCGGCATGCCGGTGGCGGGCGGTGTCTCGACCGGGTCGAGCGGATTCGACTCGTCTGCCCTGCGCAACGGCCTGCTGCCCGCGGGCCTGATCCTCAAGCTCTCGACCACACAGAACGGCATCGACCTTGCCGCCGTCATGGGCATGTATCCCGGCATCGACAACGCCAAGAACGGCGCCTTCAACGCCAATACCGGCGGCAGCCCGGTGGGCCTTGGCACCGCGGGTATCGATTTTCGTCAGGTTTACGTGACGGCTGGCAACAAGAAATGGGGCACGTTCAAGATCGGTCGTGACCTGGGCATCTTTGGCGGTGACGCCATCCTTGATGACGCCACCCTGCTGAGTGTCGGTTCCACCGGCAGCAACTCGGCCCCGGGCAATACCTCGCTGGGCCGCATCGGCGTCGGCTACGTGTATGCCGACTGGATTCCGCAGATTTCCTACCAGTCCCCCACGATCAAGGGCTTCCAGGGCACGATCGGCATCCTGCAGCCGCTGGATGAGTTCGATTTCTCCGGCACGGATGCCAACGGCACGGCCTATTCGGCCGGCTCCACCCAGCACAGCTCACCCATGATCCAGGGCAAGGTCACCTATGACTTCAAGATCGGTGGGCTGAGTGCGCGTATCTGGGCCAGCTTCCTGACCCAGCACCAGCAGGACCTGACGGTCAGCCGTACAACGACCGTGCACACGGCCCTGCTTGAAGCCAACGGTGCAGGGGGGATCGGGGGCGTTTACGACCTGCCCACCACCACCACCACGGATGATGCGGTCAACCCCGGCCAGAAGCGTGGCGTCACGGCGGAAGCAGGCGAAATCGGCACGAAGCTGACCTACGGCCCGGCGCAGTTCGTGGGCTACTACTACCGGGGCAGCGGCCTGGGCACGACCGGCCTGTTCTTTGATGGTGTGGCCAGCAACGGCCACAAGCGTGCATCGGAAGGCTACTACGTCCAGATGATGTACAACTTCACCAAGAAGTTCAAACTGGTGGGGAGCTATGGTGTCAGTAATCTCTACCTTGCACCGGGTGAGACCAATCCCGACCTTGTCCGCCGCAATGAATCGGAAGTAGGTGCAGCCTATTACAAGATGACCGACTGGCTGAACCTGGTGGCGGAATACGCCCATACCAGTTCGGCGGCCCATGGTCCGTACAAGGAAAGCGACAACAGTGCATCAGGCGGCATGATCCTGCTGTTCTGA
- a CDS encoding oxidoreductase encodes MPNPPRWPLRVGIAGYGFAGRVFHAPLINATPGLELAAICSSRRADVLADWPHLNVVATPEALFALSDLDMVVIATPNRTHAPLAIAAMRAGLHVVVDKPFTLDVAQARAVTTVAQAHERVLSVFQNRRWDSDFMGVRQSIRAGLVGRVTEFESRMDRFRPQVRTRWRETDAPGSGLWFDLGPHMADQALQLFGLPDTVQASLTRQRDDASGNDWAQVLLTYGPLRVSLHCSLLAAWPGPRLVVHGTAGSLLKHHADQQETQLRAGLHPGAPGWGEDPDDIMMFDGTGASRALPTPPGDYRIYYALLRDAIMGRGVNPVPPIQALALMAVLETAVASSDAGRSLALPLTTAERQQWMQTWTGPVEK; translated from the coding sequence ATGCCTAACCCGCCCCGCTGGCCATTACGGGTCGGCATTGCAGGCTATGGCTTTGCCGGGCGTGTGTTCCATGCCCCCCTCATCAATGCCACGCCAGGGCTGGAACTGGCGGCCATCTGTTCCAGCAGGCGCGCGGACGTACTGGCGGACTGGCCGCATCTGAACGTGGTCGCCACGCCCGAAGCCCTGTTCGCCCTGTCCGACCTGGATATGGTGGTCATCGCAACCCCTAACAGGACCCATGCCCCGCTTGCCATCGCCGCCATGCGGGCCGGGCTGCATGTGGTGGTGGACAAGCCTTTCACCCTTGATGTGGCGCAGGCCCGCGCGGTGACTACCGTGGCGCAGGCGCATGAACGGGTGCTGTCCGTTTTCCAGAACCGGCGGTGGGACAGTGATTTCATGGGGGTCCGCCAGTCCATCAGGGCCGGTCTGGTCGGGCGCGTGACCGAATTTGAATCCCGCATGGACCGCTTTCGCCCACAGGTCCGCACACGCTGGCGCGAGACGGATGCGCCGGGCAGCGGATTATGGTTCGACCTGGGTCCGCACATGGCCGACCAGGCGCTGCAGCTGTTCGGCCTGCCCGATACCGTGCAGGCCAGTCTGACGCGCCAGCGTGACGATGCCAGTGGCAATGACTGGGCACAGGTGCTGCTGACATACGGGCCGTTACGGGTCAGCCTGCATTGCAGCCTGCTTGCCGCATGGCCCGGCCCGCGCCTTGTCGTGCATGGCACCGCCGGCTCACTGCTCAAGCATCACGCCGACCAGCAGGAAACGCAACTGCGCGCGGGCCTGCACCCCGGCGCGCCGGGATGGGGCGAAGACCCGGATGACATCATGATGTTTGACGGAACCGGTGCATCCCGCGCCCTGCCCACCCCGCCGGGTGATTACCGGATCTATTACGCGCTGCTGCGTGATGCGATCATGGGGCGGGGGGTGAACCCGGTACCCCCAATACAGGCCCTTGCCCTGATGGCCGTGCTGGAAACCGCCGTAGCCTCCAGCGACGCAGGCAGGAGCCTTGCCCTGCCGCTGACCACGGCGGAACGCCAGCAATGGATGCAGACATGGACAGGGCCCGTCGAGAAATGA
- a CDS encoding glycosyltransferase family 39 protein, producing MTRLTLRHYILVALSVFVLFLPGRASLPPLDRDEPRYMEATAQMLHSGNYVDVRFLDQPRYLQPAGIYWLEAAAVRLTGMQDRHATWPYRIPSLLAVTAAAVLTAWIGAALFGPACGLLASALLAVSVLMTAEGRMATIDTTLLLVVLLAQCALLRAYLDRERDLATPLAAALLYWMALGCGLMLKGPVVLIPGFGTPLALALVERRIDWWRRLRPAWGWMVMLAIVMPWCIAIGVVSHGDFFSRAVGRNFLGKVASGQETHGLPPGYHLAVFAIAFWPGSIFAAMSLPFVWAQRFQPHVRYLLCWIVPHWLVFEAIATKLPHYVLPTYPAIAILAAAAIVSFPTNWEWPRAAWARGVLAAYGLVWFTVGSVLAIAGPVLLWRMEGIVPWAAVLIPVGALPLLALSGYMILHRDMLRAVMTAVAAAVVIHVGLFITVIPHLNTLWLSPRLAGLVAAHRPCAQTIVASTSDSEPSLVFLLGQETRLISAAAAADFLQQNQKCGMALVGARDLAAFGSRALHDGLDVHELGQETGLNYSTGKHLEIGLYAVVPPSTP from the coding sequence ATGACGCGCCTGACCCTGCGCCACTACATACTTGTGGCGCTGTCCGTGTTTGTCCTGTTCCTGCCGGGGCGTGCATCACTGCCACCGCTGGACCGCGATGAACCGCGCTACATGGAAGCCACGGCCCAGATGCTGCATAGCGGCAACTATGTCGATGTCCGGTTCCTTGACCAGCCCCGCTACCTCCAGCCCGCCGGGATCTACTGGCTGGAGGCCGCTGCTGTCCGGCTGACCGGCATGCAGGACCGGCACGCCACCTGGCCCTACAGAATCCCCTCACTGCTGGCCGTTACAGCTGCTGCCGTGCTGACGGCGTGGATTGGCGCAGCCCTGTTCGGCCCGGCCTGTGGCCTGCTGGCTTCGGCCCTGCTGGCCGTGTCCGTGCTGATGACGGCGGAAGGGCGGATGGCCACCATTGACACCACGCTCCTGCTGGTGGTGCTGCTGGCGCAGTGCGCGCTGCTACGGGCCTATCTGGATCGGGAGCGCGATCTTGCTACCCCGCTTGCCGCGGCCCTGCTGTACTGGATGGCGCTGGGATGCGGGCTTATGCTCAAGGGGCCGGTGGTGCTCATTCCCGGCTTTGGCACGCCGCTGGCGCTGGCGCTGGTGGAGCGGCGCATCGACTGGTGGCGCCGCCTGCGCCCGGCATGGGGCTGGATGGTCATGCTGGCAATCGTAATGCCGTGGTGCATTGCCATTGGCGTGGTCAGCCATGGTGACTTCTTCTCCCGCGCGGTGGGACGCAACTTTCTGGGCAAGGTGGCCAGCGGGCAGGAAACGCATGGCCTGCCACCGGGCTACCATCTGGCGGTATTTGCCATTGCGTTCTGGCCGGGTTCGATTTTCGCGGCCATGAGCCTGCCCTTTGTCTGGGCGCAGCGCTTCCAGCCACATGTCCGCTACCTGCTGTGCTGGATCGTGCCGCACTGGCTGGTGTTCGAGGCGATTGCGACCAAGCTGCCGCATTACGTGCTGCCGACCTATCCTGCCATTGCCATTCTTGCGGCGGCGGCGATTGTCTCCTTTCCCACCAACTGGGAATGGCCACGCGCTGCATGGGCGCGGGGAGTGCTGGCGGCCTACGGGCTGGTCTGGTTCACGGTCGGTTCCGTGCTGGCCATTGCCGGGCCGGTACTGCTGTGGCGCATGGAAGGCATCGTGCCGTGGGCGGCGGTCCTGATCCCCGTGGGTGCGCTGCCACTACTGGCCCTGTCAGGATACATGATCCTGCATCGTGACATGCTGCGGGCGGTGATGACGGCGGTGGCGGCGGCTGTCGTCATTCATGTGGGCCTGTTCATCACGGTCATTCCGCACCTGAACACTTTGTGGCTCAGCCCAAGGCTGGCGGGTCTTGTGGCGGCCCATCGGCCCTGCGCACAGACCATCGTGGCCTCTACATCCGATTCGGAGCCCAGTCTCGTGTTCCTGCTGGGGCAGGAGACGCGGCTGATCAGTGCGGCTGCTGCGGCCGACTTCCTGCAACAGAACCAGAAATGTGGCATGGCGCTGGTGGGTGCGCGGGATCTGGCGGCCTTTGGCAGCCGCGCCCTGCACGACGGGCTTGACGTGCATGAACTGGGGCAGGAAACGGGCCTCAATTACTCCACGGGCAAACATCTGGAAATCGGTCTGTACGCCGTGGTTCCGCCATCCACGCCGTAA
- a CDS encoding glycosyltransferase family 2 protein codes for MHRMPDGAEDRPVVSIIATVLDEGENIRPLCQEIAAVLAQLPRAEVIFVDDGSTDTTPAALDAVRRDGILPALRILTHDRACGKSAGLRTGIEAARGEWVILLDGDGQDDPADFMSMLDTCRTTAGRAPLVVGVRTRRQDTLSRRLASRFANRLRSRLLNDGCPDTGASLKAFRREDFLGLPQFEGLHRYLPSLMGRRGVPLVCVSVHHRNRLHGSSKYTNLNRAIVGIRDMLGVMWLNNRARIPKRVTER; via the coding sequence ATGCACCGGATGCCGGACGGGGCGGAAGACCGCCCCGTCGTATCCATTATTGCCACCGTACTGGACGAGGGGGAGAATATCCGCCCCCTCTGCCAGGAAATCGCGGCCGTGCTGGCGCAATTGCCCAGGGCGGAAGTCATCTTTGTCGATGACGGCAGCACGGACACGACTCCCGCAGCGCTTGATGCTGTAAGACGCGACGGTATCCTGCCCGCACTGCGGATACTGACCCATGACAGGGCCTGTGGAAAATCTGCGGGCCTGCGTACCGGTATTGAAGCCGCGCGTGGGGAATGGGTGATCCTGCTGGACGGGGACGGACAGGATGATCCTGCCGATTTCATGTCCATGCTGGATACGTGCCGCACAACGGCAGGACGGGCCCCGCTTGTCGTGGGCGTACGGACCAGGCGGCAGGATACCCTGTCGCGCAGGCTTGCCTCACGTTTTGCGAACCGGCTGCGCAGTCGCCTGCTCAATGATGGCTGCCCGGATACGGGGGCATCGCTCAAGGCGTTCCGGCGCGAGGACTTTCTGGGCCTGCCCCAGTTTGAAGGCCTGCACCGCTACCTGCCCTCCCTTATGGGCCGGCGGGGTGTACCGCTGGTCTGCGTGTCGGTTCACCATCGCAACCGGCTGCATGGTTCTTCCAAATACACCAATCTGAACCGGGCCATTGTCGGCATCCGGGACATGCTGGGTGTGATGTGGCTTAACAACCGCGCCAGGATACCGAAACGCGTTACCGAACGCTGA
- a CDS encoding F0F1 ATP synthase subunit B encodes MFHDPRFWSAVAFVLFFVLFGRSLWKPLVSALDGRAERIRAELDEAARLRREAEQMLEDATRDREAALAEAKELVEHSLREAANIAAQASKDAEDTATRREQMAKDRIAAAERSALREVRETAVDIAIQATRETLAASLQADADGKIVDRSISDLPAALSQRAA; translated from the coding sequence ATGTTTCATGATCCCCGTTTCTGGTCGGCTGTTGCCTTTGTCCTGTTCTTTGTCCTGTTCGGCCGTTCACTATGGAAACCCCTGGTGAGCGCGCTGGACGGACGGGCGGAGCGCATCCGTGCCGAGCTTGATGAAGCAGCCCGCCTGCGCCGCGAGGCCGAGCAGATGCTTGAAGATGCGACGCGCGACCGCGAAGCGGCACTGGCCGAAGCCAAGGAACTGGTCGAGCATTCCCTGCGTGAAGCCGCCAACATCGCGGCCCAGGCCAGCAAGGATGCCGAGGATACGGCCACCCGCCGTGAACAGATGGCAAAGGACCGTATCGCTGCCGCGGAGCGTTCCGCACTGCGTGAAGTGCGTGAGACGGCGGTTGACATCGCCATCCAGGCCACGCGTGAGACGCTTGCCGCCAGCCTGCAGGCCGATGCGGATGGCAAGATCGTTGACAGGTCGATCAGTGACCTGCCGGCCGCCCTTTCCCAGCGCGCTGCCTGA
- a CDS encoding ATP synthase subunit C family protein, with protein MDIAAAREIGAGIAVIALAGVGIGLGNIFSTLVSSIARNPSARPHVFGLGMLGFALTEAVALYALLIAFLILFV; from the coding sequence ATGGATATCGCAGCAGCCCGTGAAATTGGTGCCGGTATCGCCGTTATCGCCCTCGCTGGCGTTGGCATTGGCCTGGGTAACATCTTCTCCACGCTGGTCAGCAGCATCGCGCGCAACCCGTCCGCCCGTCCGCACGTGTTCGGTCTTGGCATGCTGGGCTTCGCCCTGACGGAAGCCGTTGCCCTGTATGCGCTGCTGATCGCGTTCCTGATCCTGTTCGTCTGA
- a CDS encoding F0F1 ATP synthase subunit A has translation MAAGSSIDALGQFELHPVLGALGESLRFSQSPMMMIVAAIVVLAFLYVGMRPAAVVPGRLQSAAEMCYDFIYNMAVDTIGVEGRAFFPFVFTLFFFILAGNYLGLLPFSFAFTSHIAVTLALALMVFCLSIIVSLKVQGAKFFAHFMPAGAPKALAPLLIPIEILSFLSRPVSLSIRLFANMVAGHVMFDMFAAFTIMLAGLGFFGDIIAVGPVVINIALMALELLVGALQAYVFAILTCIYLREAVAH, from the coding sequence TTGGCGGCCGGATCATCCATCGACGCGCTCGGTCAGTTCGAGCTCCATCCAGTTCTGGGTGCACTAGGCGAATCCCTGCGGTTCAGCCAGTCCCCCATGATGATGATTGTCGCCGCCATTGTGGTCCTGGCGTTCCTGTACGTGGGCATGCGGCCCGCGGCGGTGGTACCGGGCCGGCTGCAGTCGGCGGCGGAAATGTGCTACGACTTCATCTACAACATGGCGGTCGATACGATCGGCGTTGAAGGCCGCGCCTTCTTCCCCTTCGTGTTCACGCTGTTCTTCTTCATCCTGGCCGGCAACTATCTCGGCCTGCTGCCTTTCTCCTTCGCCTTCACCAGCCATATCGCCGTGACCCTGGCGCTGGCGCTGATGGTGTTCTGCCTCTCGATCATCGTGTCGCTCAAGGTGCAGGGGGCGAAGTTCTTCGCCCACTTCATGCCCGCCGGCGCCCCAAAGGCCCTGGCCCCGCTGCTGATCCCGATCGAGATCCTTTCCTTCCTTTCCCGTCCCGTGAGCCTGTCGATCCGTCTGTTTGCCAACATGGTCGCCGGTCACGTGATGTTCGACATGTTTGCCGCCTTCACGATCATGCTGGCCGGTCTGGGCTTCTTCGGTGACATCATCGCCGTTGGTCCCGTGGTCATCAATATCGCGCTGATGGCACTCGAATTGCTGGTCGGTGCATTGCAGGCCTATGTGTTTGCCATCCTTACCTGCATCTATCTGAGGGAGGCGGTGGCCCACTAA
- a CDS encoding AtpZ/AtpI family protein — protein MDKDNDPSGESFDRRLEAARERIAPRRAAERETGGTMSDLGLVIRSGTELVSALVVGVGIGWGLDHWLHTKPWFLIVFSLLGGVAGVLNVWRLVRPDAINTGADGPDGDSGRI, from the coding sequence TTGGATAAGGATAACGACCCTTCCGGCGAGTCCTTCGACCGGCGACTGGAAGCAGCCCGCGAGCGCATTGCGCCGCGCAGGGCGGCGGAACGGGAAACCGGTGGAACGATGTCCGATCTGGGCCTGGTGATCAGGTCGGGAACGGAACTTGTCTCGGCGCTTGTGGTCGGGGTCGGGATCGGCTGGGGGCTTGACCACTGGCTGCACACGAAGCCCTGGTTCCTTATTGTCTTTTCGCTTCTTGGGGGGGTGGCAGGTGTGCTTAATGTCTGGCGTCTCGTCAGGCCCGATGCCATAAACACTGGGGCAGACGGGCCGGATGGCGACTCTGGACGGATATAG